Proteins encoded together in one Zerene cesonia ecotype Mississippi chromosome 22, Zerene_cesonia_1.1, whole genome shotgun sequence window:
- the LOC119836048 gene encoding uncharacterized protein LOC119836048 isoform X2, with the protein MHINMFPSKNTPFDYEADQRFWPKLEGSVDAMQFQQSPLRPTPLHRLSSSTDSTSPESYDNSCVSSEYSFRMYEPRRMSISSCEYNPILDMTEPKSIYDTPYTIRQRPILGRKILPERQCNSSEDQLWQIPEPSRNYELFPVEKMFDLTPPRNPTPLSSMLNTPPPQTIRNAPKASPIMNPINFDRPASSIGLGETKICSFCKKNGERPKVYMTHWVKEKVGNKFIVTCPVLRSHVCSQCGESGDKAHTITYCPVLRTTNNGKPLQSTTITLKNTRVLSNGRKRY; encoded by the exons ATGCAT aTCAACATGTTTCCGTCTAAAAATACACCCTTTGACTATGAGGCCGATCAGAGGTTCTGGCCAAAACTAGAAGGAAGTG TAGATGCTATGCAGTTCCAGCAATCACCACTCCGTCCAACACCACTTCACAGGTTGTCAAGCTCCACAGACTCCACTTCACCCGAGTCTTATGATAACTCTTGCGTTTCCTCCGAGTATAGCTTCAGAATGTACGAACCAAGGAGGATGTCGATAAGCTCATGTGAATACAATCCAATTCTCGACATGACAGAGCCTAAATCAATTTATGACACGCCGTATACCATCCGTCAACGCCCCATACTGGGAAGAAAGATTTTACCGGAAAGGCAGTGCAATTCAAGTGAAGATCAACTGTGGCAGATACCGGAACCCAGCAggaattatgaattatttccagttgaaaaaatgtttgacCTAACTCCACCGAGAAACCCTACACCACTAAGCAGCATGTTGAATACTCCACCACCACAAACTATAAGAAACGCACCAAAAGCTTCACCGATAATGAATCCAATCAACTTTGACAGGCCAGCATCTTCAATAGGTTTAGGGGAGACAAAAATATGTtcgttttgtaaaaaaaatggtgaGCGACCAAAGGTTTACATGACTCATTGGGTAAAGGAAAAGGTCGGAAACAAATTTATCGTAACCTGCCCTGTTTTGAGGTCCCATGTATGTTCTCAGTGTGGCGAGAGTGGAGATAAAGCTCATACAAT AACTTACTGCCCGGTACTACGAACCACTAATAACGGAAAGCCGTTACAGTCAACAACCATCACTTTGAAGAATACACGCGTTCTTAGCAATGGTAGGAAACGatattaa
- the LOC119836048 gene encoding uncharacterized protein LOC119836048 isoform X3, producing the protein MKTKFLNLCIYCVAFISIYFIPAVDAMQFQQSPLRPTPLHRLSSSTDSTSPESYDNSCVSSEYSFRMYEPRRMSISSCEYNPILDMTEPKSIYDTPYTIRQRPILGRKILPERQCNSSEDQLWQIPEPSRNYELFPVEKMFDLTPPRNPTPLSSMLNTPPPQTIRNAPKASPIMNPINFDRPASSIGLGETKICSFCKKNGERPKVYMTHWVKEKVGNKFIVTCPVLRSHVCSQCGESGDKAHTITYCPVLRTTNNGKPLQSTTITLKNTRVLSNGRKRY; encoded by the exons atgaaaacaaaatttcttaaCTTGTGCATTTACTGTGTTgcttttatatctatatattttattccag CAGTAGATGCTATGCAGTTCCAGCAATCACCACTCCGTCCAACACCACTTCACAGGTTGTCAAGCTCCACAGACTCCACTTCACCCGAGTCTTATGATAACTCTTGCGTTTCCTCCGAGTATAGCTTCAGAATGTACGAACCAAGGAGGATGTCGATAAGCTCATGTGAATACAATCCAATTCTCGACATGACAGAGCCTAAATCAATTTATGACACGCCGTATACCATCCGTCAACGCCCCATACTGGGAAGAAAGATTTTACCGGAAAGGCAGTGCAATTCAAGTGAAGATCAACTGTGGCAGATACCGGAACCCAGCAggaattatgaattatttccagttgaaaaaatgtttgacCTAACTCCACCGAGAAACCCTACACCACTAAGCAGCATGTTGAATACTCCACCACCACAAACTATAAGAAACGCACCAAAAGCTTCACCGATAATGAATCCAATCAACTTTGACAGGCCAGCATCTTCAATAGGTTTAGGGGAGACAAAAATATGTtcgttttgtaaaaaaaatggtgaGCGACCAAAGGTTTACATGACTCATTGGGTAAAGGAAAAGGTCGGAAACAAATTTATCGTAACCTGCCCTGTTTTGAGGTCCCATGTATGTTCTCAGTGTGGCGAGAGTGGAGATAAAGCTCATACAAT AACTTACTGCCCGGTACTACGAACCACTAATAACGGAAAGCCGTTACAGTCAACAACCATCACTTTGAAGAATACACGCGTTCTTAGCAATGGTAGGAAACGatattaa
- the LOC119836048 gene encoding uncharacterized protein LOC119836048 isoform X1, with the protein MHINMFPSKNTPFDYEADQRFWPKLEGSAVDAMQFQQSPLRPTPLHRLSSSTDSTSPESYDNSCVSSEYSFRMYEPRRMSISSCEYNPILDMTEPKSIYDTPYTIRQRPILGRKILPERQCNSSEDQLWQIPEPSRNYELFPVEKMFDLTPPRNPTPLSSMLNTPPPQTIRNAPKASPIMNPINFDRPASSIGLGETKICSFCKKNGERPKVYMTHWVKEKVGNKFIVTCPVLRSHVCSQCGESGDKAHTITYCPVLRTTNNGKPLQSTTITLKNTRVLSNGRKRY; encoded by the exons ATGCAT aTCAACATGTTTCCGTCTAAAAATACACCCTTTGACTATGAGGCCGATCAGAGGTTCTGGCCAAAACTAGAAGGAAGTG CAGTAGATGCTATGCAGTTCCAGCAATCACCACTCCGTCCAACACCACTTCACAGGTTGTCAAGCTCCACAGACTCCACTTCACCCGAGTCTTATGATAACTCTTGCGTTTCCTCCGAGTATAGCTTCAGAATGTACGAACCAAGGAGGATGTCGATAAGCTCATGTGAATACAATCCAATTCTCGACATGACAGAGCCTAAATCAATTTATGACACGCCGTATACCATCCGTCAACGCCCCATACTGGGAAGAAAGATTTTACCGGAAAGGCAGTGCAATTCAAGTGAAGATCAACTGTGGCAGATACCGGAACCCAGCAggaattatgaattatttccagttgaaaaaatgtttgacCTAACTCCACCGAGAAACCCTACACCACTAAGCAGCATGTTGAATACTCCACCACCACAAACTATAAGAAACGCACCAAAAGCTTCACCGATAATGAATCCAATCAACTTTGACAGGCCAGCATCTTCAATAGGTTTAGGGGAGACAAAAATATGTtcgttttgtaaaaaaaatggtgaGCGACCAAAGGTTTACATGACTCATTGGGTAAAGGAAAAGGTCGGAAACAAATTTATCGTAACCTGCCCTGTTTTGAGGTCCCATGTATGTTCTCAGTGTGGCGAGAGTGGAGATAAAGCTCATACAAT AACTTACTGCCCGGTACTACGAACCACTAATAACGGAAAGCCGTTACAGTCAACAACCATCACTTTGAAGAATACACGCGTTCTTAGCAATGGTAGGAAACGatattaa